Proteins from one Cicer arietinum cultivar CDC Frontier isolate Library 1 chromosome 3, Cicar.CDCFrontier_v2.0, whole genome shotgun sequence genomic window:
- the LOC101512052 gene encoding uncharacterized protein — MLRGSVLCLRWCCAGDLHFLSFQNKGFWMPRDAGCLTNENVGYDGSSRIEPKRSHQWFMDTGEPEIFSNKKQAVEAVGDRPVSAVNVSQWDTSSGFHSVVGQFSDRLFGSDLLRSVNSVDKSMQSIGSGNLNMGRKDFGNQYGNDPSVGLSISHTIGDPSQCLNFGGIRKVKVNEVRDSEHSMPAASIGHSYSRADNSTISMSSGYDKNDGNNTSGPTYNNGCDNTTAMGLSKTDDSLLAMGHFFNKGDGSFMLMGHNYGSGSQLSMGRSFDRGDGNFITMGQSYGKEDGNLISLGTSYSKGHESFTSMGPTYGKSGENFTTVTPSYDKGTDQLISMGPVYDKLNSNIASTVPSFDSSNCSSFHMGQNFNKFQGSAISFGGFHVDPESNPSGGIINNSDSLIGNQNSAQGVDRQNDLTESNPDPLVNNTPKPNAKTDIVVKNKEPKPKKASTNNFPSNVKSLLSTGIFDGVAVIYCTWSRERNLKGVIKGTGYLCSCDDCKDQKALNAYEFERHAGAKTKHPNNHIFFENGKSIYAVVQELKNTPQEMLFDAIQTVTGSTINQRNFRIWKASYQAATRELRRIYGKDDVVIPS, encoded by the exons ATGTTACGGGGCAGTGTATTGTGTTTAAGGTGGTGCTGTGCTGGTGATTTGCATTTTCTG TCTTTTCAGAATAAAGGGTTTTGGATGCCAAGGGATGCTGGCTGTTTAACTAACGAAAATGTTGGATATGATGGTTCTTCAAGAATCGAGCCAAAGCGAAGTCATCAGTGGTTTATGGATACAGGTGAACCAGAAATATTCAGCAACAAGAAACAAGCAGTTGAAGCTGTTGGTGACAGGCCAGTTTCAGCTGTGAATGTTTCTCAATGGGACACCAGTTCGGGATTTCACTCGGTGGTAGGCCAATTTTCCGACCGTCTCTTTGGATCTGATCTTTTACGGTCTGTCAATTCAGTTGATAAAAGCATGCAGTCAATTGGAAGTGGAAATCTGAACATGGGAAGGAAGGATTTTGGGAATCAGTATGGTAATGATCCATCTGTGGGACTGTCAATATCTCATACCATAGGAGACCCTTCACAGTGTCTGAATTTTGGTGGCATCAGGAAAGTTAAAGTTAATGAAGTTAGAGATTCTGAGCATAGCATGCCAGCTGCATCCATAGGACACTCCTATAGTAGGGCTGATAACAGTACAATTTCAATGAGTTCTGGTTACGATAAGAATGATGGCAATAATACATCGGGCCCAACTTATAACAATGGATGTGACAACACCACTGCTATGGGGTTAAGCAAGACTGATGACAGTCTCCTTGCAATGGGTCACTTCTTCAATAAAGGGGATGGTAGTTTTATGTTGATGGGTCACAATTATGGCAGTGGATCACAATTATCAATGGGTCGGTCCTTTGACAGGGGAGATGGAAATTTCATAACAATGGGTCAGTCATATGGAAAGGAAGATGGCAATTTAATATCTCTAGGAACCTCATATTCCAAGGGGCATGAGAGCTTTACATCAATGGGTCCAACCTATGGTAAATCAGGAGAAAATTTTACAACTGTTACTCCTTCCTATGACAAGGGCACCGATCAGTTAATATCAATGGGTCCAGTATATGATAAATTGAATTCAAATATTGCTTCAACAGTTCCATCATTTGATAGCAGCAATTGTAGCTCTTTCCATATGGGTCAAAACTTCAATAAGTTTCAGGGCAGTGCCATATCTTTTGGAGGTTTTCATGTTGATCCTGAATCAAATCCCTCTGGTGGAATCATTAATAATTCTGATTCCTTAATAGGAAACCAGAACTCAGCTCAAGGTGTGGATAGGCAGAACGATCTGACCGAATCAAACCCCGATCCGCTTGTAAATAACACCCCAAAACCTAATGCTAAAACGGATATTGTTGTTAAGAATAAAGAGCCAAAGCCCAAGAAGGCTTCTACTAACAACTTCCCTTCAAACGTCAAAAGTTTGTTGTCAACTGGTATTTTTGATGGTGTTGCAGTGATATATTGTACATGGTCAAGGGAG AGAAATCTTAAAGGAGTCATAAAAGGAACTGGTTACTTATGTTCCTGTgatgactgcaaggatcaaaaG GCTCTTAATGCATATGAGTTTGAGCGTCATGCCGGGGCCAAAACAAAACACCCTAATAATCACATATTCTTTGAGAATGGAAAATCCATCTATGCTGTTGTTCAGGAGCTGAAAAACACTCCTCAGGAAATGCTTTTCGATGCAATTCAGACCGTGACTGGATCCACCATCAACCAAAGGAACTTCCGTATTTGGAAAG CATCATACCAAGCTGCAACTCGTGAGCTTCGGCGCATCTATGGAAAGGATGACGTGGTCATACCATCGTAA